In a single window of the Antedon mediterranea chromosome 1, ecAntMedi1.1, whole genome shotgun sequence genome:
- the LOC140052493 gene encoding uncharacterized protein, with translation MQPDISRMFLPVLYVVSVVNSAVINYSSYSYSYDSSPEETEVVGSGDDMNQTADVDAEDVEVFTTEIVDFSTIQTTMTPKQSTTTVRSNARVRIPQTCCELGALAARQGYSCRPESHREKLRANTFRSERLGNHLYKTKNAHQTAREDHKRVEAQLRNFSKCVTGLSQKMEDDFMVCCKRTSVELGDAGLPVKQSSRRQQQQPLYPFN, from the exons ATGCAGCCTGACATTTCGAGAATGTTCTTGCCGGTTTTGTACGTAGTCAGTGTAGTAAATTCAGCGGTCATCAATTACTCGAGTTATTCCTACAGCTACG ACTCATCACCCGAAGAGACCGAAGTTGTAGGCAGTGGCGATGATATGAACCAAACAGCTGACGTGGACGCCGAAGACGTCGAGGTGTTTACGACAGAAATAGTTGACTTTTCTACTATTCAGACGACAATGACCCCTAAACAAAGTACTACCACCGTGAGGTCAAACGCTAGGGTTCGAATCCCACAGACTTGCTGTGAACTTGGCGCTCTTGCAGCCCGACAAGGCTACTCATGCAGACCGGAGTCACACCGGGAAAAGTTACG tGCAAACACATTTCGTAGCGAAAGGCTTGGAAACCATTTGTACAAGACGAAGAACGCTCATCAAACAGCCAGAGAAGACCACAAACGAGTGGAAGCCCAGCTTAGAAACTTCAGTAAATGCGTAACGGGCCTAAGTCAGAAAATGGAGGACGATTTCATGGTCTGCTGCAAACGAACGTCGGTAGAATTGGGAGACGCAGGACTTCCAGTAAAGCAGTCGTCTCGTCGCCAACAACAGCAGCCCCTTTACCCCTTTAATTAA
- the LOC140052434 gene encoding uncharacterized protein: MVDGDVGIFHSYDDHLSNVATPPQFVKGLGRGKQIPVDPRTIRLPKFLINKAKTESGNSKKNGDSQVEVKIKNNSCSTNEDARKYVYDAKSYNSRYDAAYFDWHIAKLRNAEKTGNFSSSHSSQSSMTADISVASSKHSTELPSIDSTATEAEHVKDLKSKTTKDVLDLKYKSTEDVVDFKSIGKLLGASVDSASDDGCHGDAEREVSIDKSKPQEKFQLCVQNIPSTLSEADLVGALSTYGAINECQVFHGAENNSMAIVTIDCEKACKWAISCLHDEESPFPGYEDGKVPKLAVFQITKSGVS; the protein is encoded by the exons atggttgaTGGTGATGTAGGTATATTCCATAGCTATGACGATCACCTTTCCAATGTGGCTACACCTCCGCAGTTTGTGAAGGGGCTTGGGCGCGGAAAACAAATACCAGTTGATCCGCGAACAATACGGCTACCAAAATTTCTAATAAACAAAGCAAAAACTGAG TCTGGCAACTCAAAGAAAAATGGCGATTCACAAGTAGaggtcaaaataaaaaataattcttgcTCAACTAACGAGGATGCTAGGAAGTATGTGTACGATGCTAAATCATATAATTCTAGATACGATGCAGCATATTTTGATTGGCACATTGCCAAGTTACGCAACGCAGAAAAGACTGGCAATTTTTCATCATCACATTCGTCACAAAGTTCCATGACTGCAGACATCAGTGTTGCTTCATCAAAACACTCAACGGAATTGCCATCGATTGACTCCACGGCAACAGAAGCTGAGCATGTAAAAGATTTAAAATCAAAAACTACAAAAGATGTTCTggatttaaaatacaaaagtacCGAAGATGTTGTTGATTTTAAATCCATTGGGAAGTTGTTAGGTGCAAGTGTGGATAGTGCAAGTGATGATGGTTGTCATGGTGATGCTGAAAGAGAAGTATCTATTGACAAAAGTAAACCACAG GAAAAGTTTCAGCTCTGTGTTCAAAACATTCCTTCTACTTTGAGTGAAGCTGACCTTGTGGGGGCGTTGTCTACTTATGGTGCTATTAACGAATGTCAAGTTTTTCATGGCGCAGAAAACAATTCCATGGCTATCGTAAC CATTGATTGTGAGAAAGCATGCAAGTGGGCAATATCCTGTCTCCATGACGAGGAATCGCCGTTTCCAG GGTATGAAGATGGAAAAGTGCCAAAGTTAGCTGTCTTTCAAATTACAAAGAGTGGGGTCAGTTGA
- the LOC140052623 gene encoding cytochrome c oxidase assembly protein COX19-like yields the protein MSTMNFQKSFKSRPPDKGSFPLDHEGECKAFKIQFMECMRRCGQHSSECRLESKAYLECRMERDLMTKEPMSKLGFADLEEKQESGAPTNES from the exons ATGTCGACGATGAATTTTCAAAAGAGTTTCAAGTCACGACCACCTGATAAAGGAAGCTTTCCGCTTGATCATGAAG GAGAGTGTAAGGCGTTTAAAATTCAGTTTATGGAATGTATGCGAAGATGTGGGCAACATTCGTCTGAATGTAGATTGGAATCTAAGGCATATTTGGAATGCCGTATGGAAAG agATCTTATGACAAAGGAGCCAATGAGTAAATTGGGCTTTGCAGACTTAGAAGAGAAGCAAGAAAGTGGTGCACCGACTAATGAATCATGA
- the LOC140052407 gene encoding transcription elongation factor, mitochondrial-like — protein MLLSRWTKNCVQVFPKIRSGHVLFRFSSNDLNNVTSQNLEVKGQQIDQISSNDDQVSLNKQDYNIQMDRGSKLTIDPVDPEQISTLLDWMNTASANDFQKLKSVSRKLASNVIDLRTSQGSFQSPNDLLKISGVAEKTLSRICENILNPKISEEKQKTSKLAGISQDSVQNVQNIVSISIGLKQIGWVHVNRSLRLTDWNVQDLPEEITPTKWDPFTYFHLVNDILHQLPETDLYLLEHKRYVQLNNNKSVAQVYIFLRAIESLFYGILNTRRGENDELKAVSIPESITCRHFDLMVGNRRKSGQKLVEGFLKENFDLRDDGERAVFISTQLSGVYQSANKYQREVLANALLQCLAFCKNNNLICKQTL, from the exons ATGTTATTATCAAGGTGGACCAAG AATTGTGTTCAAGTATTTCCTAAAATACGAAGCGGTCATGTCTTATTCAGGTTTTCATCAAATGACTTAAACAATGTTACTTCACAAAATCTGGAAGTTAAAGGCCAGCAAATTGATCAAATATCCAGTAATGATGACCAAGTGAGTCTGAATAAACAAGACTATAATATTCAGATGGATAGAGGTTCAAAGCTAACAATTGATCCAGTTGACCCAGAACAAATTTCAACTCTACTTGATTGGATGAACACAGCTAGTGCTAACGATTTCCAGAAATTAAAGAGTGTATCACGAAAACTTGCGAGTAATGTCATTGACCTTCGAACTTCACAAGGGTCATTTCAATCTCCTAATGATCTATTAAAGATTTCAGGAGTTGCTGAGAAAACATTAAGTAGaatttgtgaaaatattttaaatcctaaaatatctgaagaaaaacagaaaactTCAAAACTTGCTGGGATTTCACAAGACAGTGTACAG AATGTTCAAAACATTGTATCAATCTCAATCGGATTGAAACAAATTGGCTGGGTTCATGTAAACAGAAGTCTTCGTTTAACAGATTGGAATGTTCAAGATTTACCCGAAGAAATTACACCAACAAAATGGGATCCTTTCACTTACTTTCATTTG GTCAACGACATACTACACCAGCTTCCAGAAACTGACCTATATCTTCTAGAACACAAACGTTACGTACAATTAAACAATAACAAGTCTGTTGCGCAAGTTTATATTTTCCTGCGAGCCATAGAAAGTCTTTTTTACGGAATTCTAAACACAAGAAGAGGTGAAAACGATGAATTAAAAGCTGTATCAATACCAGAGTCTATTACCTGTAGACATTTTGATTTGATGGTCGGTAATCGGCGTAAAAGTGGTCAGAAACTTGTTGAGGGGTTTCTCAAAGAGAACTTTGATTTAAGAGATGACGGAGAGAGGGCGGTGTTTATTTCAACGCAGTTATCTGGCGTTTACCAAAGTGCGAATAAATATCAACGAGAGGTTTTAGCTAATGCACTTTTACAATGTCTTGCATTttgcaaaaataataatttaatatgcaagCAAACTCTGTAA